DNA from Chloracidobacterium sp.:
CGCCCGGCCGGGTTAGGTTGGGGTCGCGTGGTGGTGCGGAAAAGATACGGATGTGTTGTGGTTTTGTACAGTCGGGGCGTCGGGGACGGTGATGGGGAAGCCGGAACACAGCCTGCGCGCCAAGTCACGAATGGCGCGGAACGCCGACCGGCAGACTGGAGCAGTTTCCGCGTAGGTGGAGTGATACCCACTGTGAACGGTTTGGCGTGCGGCGGCGTTCCGCGCTAGACAAGTTCCAAGCCTGCCTTGTTCTGAAGAACCACCACGCCTTGCGGCGTGGCGCAGGACGTTGAGCCGCCACGCAGGAAAACGGCGTTGAGCCGCCGCATGCCAATGACGGGCTGACCCGCTACATTTCCCCGTAAGGTGCGCTAGGTGGCAGCCGGCAACTCGATGCGGAACTCGTGGGGTAAGACCGTCACTTTCGGCTCACAGCGGGCAAAACGCAGCGTCTCTCGGCGGATCATCGGCAGACCGCCGGCGTAGGTCGTCACACCGTAGGCAGGGTTCTTGAAGAAGCTCTTGATGCCGGGGTTGTTGGGATGGCTCACGCCATAGTCAACCGCGCCGCGCCAGATGTTCTTGCCGACGGCCGGGTTGATAATCTCCATCCGTCGGTCGTACAGCAGAATGCGCACGCCTTCCTGCCGAACGCCATAATCACGGTGTACGAGCGCGTTCGTGACAGCTTCCATCACGGCCGGCCGTGAGTACCAAGCGCGCGCGTCAGGGTCTCGTACACGGTCACGCCGCGCCGGCGGTGCGTCCTGCAAATCAGCATAGCGTGTCAAAAAACCCTCAATCCGCCAGTAAAGACTCGCCAGATTGCCAGTGAACGTTGCCTGCTCGACGACGGGCGCAGAGGCGTCGTGGCCGGCGAAACGGATCAGGGTAACGTGACTGCGCGGAAACGACCGCTCCATGGCGCGGCTTTGTCCAAACAACACCAGGCCGGCGACGGTCGGTGCGTAATCGTCCGCCGTCATCACGGCAAGCCGCATGTCGGCCAACACAACGGCGGTTGGAAATCCTTTCGGCAGCTTTGACTCATCCGGCACGATGGCGCGGAGGTAGCTCCACACGCCGGCGTCGTCAATGTCGTCAAAAGGTACGTCGTGCAACGGCACCTGCTCGTAGCGGGCGGCATTGTAGCGGTGAAACAGTTCCGCCACTTCTTGGCTGTCCGCTTCGCGCTTCGTTGAACCTACGCGGATGTAGTAACGGCCGTCGCGCGTGGCGTGGGGCGCGCGGCGGTCGTCCACTTCAAGCACGAGCACCCGCTTGCCGCTGTCGAAGGCGACTTTGTTGATGTAGGGATGTACTGGGGGTGACATCGCGGTGGCGCACAGTTCGCGCAGCTCTACTTCAACCCGCTCAGCGTCGTCCAGACCTTCAACACGGCAAGTGTCACTAACCCCAAACAAAATGGCACCGCCGCCGCTGTTGGCCATCGCCAGAATCTCCGCTGCGATGCGTTCTGGGTTGCTGTACCGCACCTTGAACTCTACTTCGCTGTCTTCCCCACCGCGCACCAAATCCAGAATCTCACGGCGGTCGAGCGTCCGCCCATCATCGTGCATCGTCATGTAGGCATGCAGCGAACGCTCCGTTTCGGGCGGCCATCCACGGCGGCGAATCTTTTTGCGGCTCATGACAGGACTCCCTGCGACGGACGCAACTGAACTTTGTTTGGATCGGCGGCATGCGCGCCTTCTATGGAAGGCTACACAGTAGGGCATACCGGCGCGCAAGGCAAAATAGTTCCCGCCAGAAAAGCGGGCGTGCTACACTGCCAGCTGTACGCCAACGTACACACAACGTCTGCCCTGCCGCAGCGGGCGGTCACACCGGAGTTGTTCTGCTATGAAAGTCGCTCTTGGCAGTGATCATGCCGGTTACGCCGGCAAGGAAGCCGCCAAACAGGTGCTGGAGCGGTTGGGCATCGCTTACGAGGATTTTGGAACCCGGAGCGCAACGGAGTCGGTGGATTATCCCGATTATGCTCAGGCGGTCGGCGAGGCCGTCGCCAAGGGGCAGGCCGACTGCGGCCTTCTGTTCTGCGGAACAGGCATTGGCGTCGGCATCGCCGCCAACAAAATCCCCGGCATCCGTGCAGCGGTGGTTCACGATGTTGAGACGGCCCGGCTTGCCCGCGAACACAACGACGCCAACGTAATGGCGATGGGCGTCCGCAACACCGACCCGAAAATCCTCCCCGCCGTCATCGAGACATTTCTGACGACGGCCTTTGCAGGCGGCCGTCATGCGCGGCGCATTGAAAAAATTACGGCGCTTGAAACGGCTGCGCGTTCTTGAGCCCCCCAATCCCGATCTCTGAAAGACACGCCATGTCCTTGAGCCTGAATCGTTCGTTGTTGGAAACCGATCCTGAGATTGCGCGCGCCATCGCAGACGAAACCAAACGTCTGGCGGACGGCCTCGAAATGATTGCTTCTGAAAACTACGCCAGCCGCGCCGTGATGGAAGCCGTCGGCTCGGTGATGACGAACAAGTACGCCGAAGGGTATCCGGGACGGCGCTACTACGGCGGCTGCGAATTTGTGGATGTCGCCGAGCGGCTGGCGATTGAGCGGGCTAAACGGCTTTTCGGCGCAGAGCATGTCAATGTCCAGCCGCATTCAGGCGCGCAGGCCAACATGGCGGTGTTTTTAGCCGTCCTCAAACCCGGCGACACGATTCTGGGGATGGATTTGGCGCACGGCGGACACCTGACCCATGGCCACCCGCTGAACATATCCGGTCTGTATTTCAACGTCGTCACCTACGGCGTCAACCGCGAAACCGAGCGGCTCGACTACGAGGAACTGGCGCAGCTGGCCGAAAAGCACCGCCCAAAACTGATTATCTGCGGCGCCAGCGCCTATCCGCGCCAGATTGACTTTGCCAAAATCGCTGATATTGGTCGCGCCGTCGGCGCGCGTGTCTTGGCGGATATGGCCCACATTGCCGGCCTCGTGGCGGCCGGCGAGCATCCCTCACCCGTCGGTTGCGTAGATTTTGTGACCACGACGACGCACAAGACGCTGCGCGGGCCGCGCGGGGGCATGGTGATGTGCCGCGCCGAAGACGCTAAGCTCATTGACCGCGCGGTGTTTCCAGGTGTGCAGGGC
Protein-coding regions in this window:
- a CDS encoding putative DNA binding domain-containing protein, with the protein product MSRKKIRRRGWPPETERSLHAYMTMHDDGRTLDRREILDLVRGGEDSEVEFKVRYSNPERIAAEILAMANSGGGAILFGVSDTCRVEGLDDAERVEVELRELCATAMSPPVHPYINKVAFDSGKRVLVLEVDDRRAPHATRDGRYYIRVGSTKREADSQEVAELFHRYNAARYEQVPLHDVPFDDIDDAGVWSYLRAIVPDESKLPKGFPTAVVLADMRLAVMTADDYAPTVAGLVLFGQSRAMERSFPRSHVTLIRFAGHDASAPVVEQATFTGNLASLYWRIEGFLTRYADLQDAPPARRDRVRDPDARAWYSRPAVMEAVTNALVHRDYGVRQEGVRILLYDRRMEIINPAVGKNIWRGAVDYGVSHPNNPGIKSFFKNPAYGVTTYAGGLPMIRRETLRFARCEPKVTVLPHEFRIELPAAT
- the rpiB gene encoding ribose 5-phosphate isomerase B, with protein sequence MKVALGSDHAGYAGKEAAKQVLERLGIAYEDFGTRSATESVDYPDYAQAVGEAVAKGQADCGLLFCGTGIGVGIAANKIPGIRAAVVHDVETARLAREHNDANVMAMGVRNTDPKILPAVIETFLTTAFAGGRHARRIEKITALETAARS
- a CDS encoding serine hydroxymethyltransferase codes for the protein MSLSLNRSLLETDPEIARAIADETKRLADGLEMIASENYASRAVMEAVGSVMTNKYAEGYPGRRYYGGCEFVDVAERLAIERAKRLFGAEHVNVQPHSGAQANMAVFLAVLKPGDTILGMDLAHGGHLTHGHPLNISGLYFNVVTYGVNRETERLDYEELAQLAEKHRPKLIICGASAYPRQIDFAKIADIGRAVGARVLADMAHIAGLVAAGEHPSPVGCVDFVTTTTHKTLRGPRGGMVMCRAEDAKLIDRAVFPGVQGGPLMHAIAAKAVCLQEALEPSFVEYQRQVRRNAVALGETLAAAGFRLVTGGTDNHLLLVDVFSKGITGKAAEQALERAGITVNKNTIPFDTNPPLVGSGIRLGTPALTTRGMREQDMRYVGELIVEVLSDIDNTSKQEAVRRKVRELTRDFPLYASHG